The Pseudopipra pipra isolate bDixPip1 chromosome 4, bDixPip1.hap1, whole genome shotgun sequence DNA segment ACACTCTCCTACTTTCTGATCTGTTAATGATTTGTCAGATGACTTCACACCAAAAGCTACTGCAAGCATATTCAAGTGATGTGTCAGTTTTCAGTCCATTTTTGCAAAACGTAcagggtttgtttggggtttctgTCCAGTGCATGAATCCTGTTCAGCATAACAATGTCCAGATGACATTCCCTCATTTTGCCTTCCAGAGTTCCATCTGTAATCTCTCTCTCAGGGTTTAAAGACTATGCCAGCAGTCAGATAAGCACATACTGCCTCAAACTAATACAACTTCAAGCTGCTGTTGAAGAAGCAGTACTACCCTTTCCTCAGCAGAAGCTGATGCAGGCAGCACCAAATGAACACAGATAACTTAGAATTAGCAGTCTACTTGAACTGccacattttaaatacttttaatttatCCTTAGGAAACCAATACTTGCTCATTTCCCCCCATCTTAAAATCCAGAGAGGATAAAAAACAGCCACCTAAAGTTTAACAAGACCTGTGAGCTCAGAAAGGGGTCCAGAAAGCTGCCAGTTTCTCTTACTGCCTTAATATTTCATACTTCCTTCAGACAATAAATTTTAGAGACttcataaaattaataaaaatccaACTGACATCCACCCCTCACTCAACCACGCACTATGCTAGAAAACCACATTTCCAGTAAGCAAGTATATGAACATGAAACACAGttttattgtttatttctttacagCATTTTACTCTGGATACTTGATATTACATATCTTGGGGTCTGTGAGAAATTGTGGGTTCTTAAGCACAACTGGCATAAATCCTGTAAAAAGATAAGATGGAGGTATTCTTAATAGAAAAGTAAGCTTGCCTTAGAAAACTCGGAAGCATAATCATACTTACCAAGTACTTGAGCTCTTCTAATGGCTTTTGTAACTTCCCTCTGCTTCTTGTGGCACAAGCCTAAAGAGATGAATTATTTTCAACACTAAACAAGCCATTAGTCTAAAGGGTGAAAGGGATATTACTGATAATTCCCTCTATCTTTGTCTAGTCTTCCTGGAAAAATGCACATGTGCTTTTACTGTTACATACAAAACGCATATAACTAAGggatatttttattccttgatGCAGGCTACTAAGTCAGAGGAATACTCTTAAAAAACGTATAGAGTTGGTAGCAGTTACTTTTGGAAAGGTTGCTGATGCACAGTTACTTAGAAGAACATGAATATTAACcagtaaatttttaatttaatactTCACATACCTGTTATATGTCTGCCATACATGCAGCCAGTATAAGGAGAAACAAACTGGGAAAGAAGCtacttaaaaataagaaaatcaaaGTCAGTTTAAGAACTTTTTTTAGATATTTATGTTACTACTTgccctctgtttttctttttttttccccatctgttTTTACAAAACACAGTTCTACCTAAAGAAAAAGTAGAGCTTGGAACTAAACAGTATTTTCTATGGCATAACACTTAAGCTGTATGACAGATGGATTGTAACCAAGGACTCTTATTTGGTAAATGGCAAAACTgtcacacaaacacacagaactAGTAGCTTGATCAGCTTATAACTACATTATTTGACCCTTAATCTGCACACATTTTCAAGTTCTAAACTCCTACACATATGAATGGATTtttatgtttggggttttttttttttttttcagttcttgtgGACTTCTGatacacacatttaaaaatcataaaCCACTTACCTTCATCCGAGGACATGAGTTTTCACTCACCTGCACATTCTTGTAGTCcacatttattttacataagATACATCTTTTTGGAGGCTCCTTATAAGGGTTCTCCATTTGTATAGGCTGAAATTAGAgaatttttaacatctttaagCTTCGCCAGACAATAAAGAACATTTGTTACTTTGAATCCTTCAGGCAAGATATACCTTGAAACCAAAAGAGATATTTAGGGCACCACTGAAGTTTTTAAATAACTTCCCTAACTCTGTTTCCCTAACACACTGATTGGTACAGAGCCATCTAAAACACTTCTCACAGGTAAACAGCCTTTTATATTTTAGGAATAATGATACTGTAACAAGTCTATTAGAGCATTCAGTGAGATGGTGCTTACACCTGTTACTAAGAAGTCAATATCTGCAGAAGCTGGTAGTGAGGTAGCTCTGTCTGATAAGTCACGAGAgtcttttttttgaaaagaatttCAAAGCAAGTGGCCTGAGGGAGCTCCTGTCTGCTCACACACTTTAAAGAGAGATTTCCAAGGATTGAAAGGCTCCTCAAGCTTCAGAATACACCCAACACCAAGTCCTCGcaagaaatcacagaattgtcagggttggaagggacctttggagATCATCCggtccaacacccctgccaaggcagggtcatcCTACTGCACAGGAATGccatccaggtgggtttggaatgtctccagaaaGGGAGATTCTACAACCACCCTACTgtggcagcctgttccagtgctctgctaCCCTCAGTGTacagaagttcttcctcatgctgaggtggaacttcttgtgtttcagtttatgGCTACTGCTC contains these protein-coding regions:
- the MRPS18C gene encoding small ribosomal subunit protein bS18m — its product is MAARAVSAQGYWRRLVPAALWARPRRLQHEGQPQAQPEHPDQPIQMENPYKEPPKRCILCKINVDYKNVQLLSQFVSPYTGCMYGRHITGLCHKKQREVTKAIRRAQVLGFMPVVLKNPQFLTDPKICNIKYPE